One stretch of Verrucomicrobiia bacterium DNA includes these proteins:
- a CDS encoding copper homeostasis protein CutC — MAARVQLEICVDSVESAVAAQAGGADRVELCSALFEGGLTPSAGLIRTVRERLSIQVAVMIRPRGGDFCYTDDECEVMERDIAVAQELGADVIVLGLLDPEGAVDRERTARLMKAAGRLPVTFHRAFDMAADPNAALDAVLELGAARLLTSGQERTAVEGMELIADLVRRAGDRLSIMPGGGVTERNLEKILRTTGAREIHGSASAMRDSRMRFRNGRVAMGASLGPPEYGIKVSSEARVRAFRDLASGAD; from the coding sequence ATGGCAGCGCGCGTGCAGTTGGAGATCTGTGTGGATTCGGTCGAGTCGGCCGTGGCGGCGCAGGCGGGCGGGGCGGACCGGGTCGAGTTGTGTTCGGCCCTGTTCGAGGGCGGGTTGACGCCCAGCGCGGGTCTGATCCGGACGGTGCGGGAGCGGTTGAGCATCCAGGTGGCGGTGATGATCCGGCCGCGGGGAGGGGACTTCTGCTACACCGATGACGAGTGCGAGGTCATGGAGCGGGACATTGCGGTGGCGCAGGAGTTGGGGGCGGATGTGATCGTGCTGGGGTTGCTGGATCCGGAGGGGGCTGTGGATCGGGAACGGACGGCCCGGCTGATGAAGGCGGCGGGCCGGTTGCCGGTGACCTTCCATCGGGCGTTCGACATGGCGGCGGATCCGAATGCGGCGCTGGATGCGGTGCTGGAGTTGGGGGCGGCGCGGTTGCTGACATCGGGACAGGAGCGGACCGCGGTGGAGGGGATGGAATTGATTGCGGACCTGGTGCGGCGGGCGGGGGACCGGTTGAGCATCATGCCGGGGGGCGGGGTCACCGAGCGCAATTTGGAGAAGATCCTGCGAACCACGGGGGCGCGGGAGATTCATGGATCGGCCAGCGCCATGCGGGACAGCCGGATGCGGTTCCGCAACGGGCGGGTGGCGATGGGGGCGTCGCTGGGGCCGCCGGAATATGGGATCAAGGTTTCCAGCGAGGCGCGGGTGCGGGCGTTCCGGGACCTGGCCAGCGGGGCGGACTGA
- a CDS encoding VCBS repeat-containing protein gives MRPLALLALLVAMLHPAPAQSPGNRLAYLDDPNPFHVGLHFPKLTTPQWIGDPRVEAVVTFGIDDLRQSTPYEAFLRPILDRLQRIDGRAPVSIFCNALDPDDPQFQTWLAEGVSLEVHTLAHPCPILAKGDFAAAETTFHGGVDLVARIPGNTPVAFRTPCCDSINSPSPRVFHELFARSSPEGRFLRMDSSVVVLLTTNHPALPRDLVLDPEGRHRFTQYLPFPNFVTTVEDYPYPWIVADVGWEFPCLAPSDWQGQRLRGNAHPQTLADWQAALAAVVQLQGVFNFVFHPHGWSSPAQFVEFIDHARTVHGPRVLFLTYPEALDRLTRHLGAGQPLRADDGGDNGIRLLDLNRDGYLDVLIGNPDLRLTRVWNPASRSWTDSPLPFTLVENTPSGARRPAGVRFGVLHPDGRPSALVRTENQAGVWTFDGSRWIAEPGFLHGLDLAGQPILTQRHERDLGVRLRDVDGDGRCELVVANPDQSVILRWNPARNAWEPSGLAFPEGVHFVNSDGHDDGVRFADVNDDGHPDLFHSNESRYGLWLYQPATDAGGNRGWSRQVMAGTRAIPVGTRNPAPPTPADEIPAFVRAGPRRNNGAWFHSRHLWIQNEDTAHLPDLVDRRAFEDLLRGISQPAN, from the coding sequence ATGCGACCCCTGGCCCTTCTTGCCCTCCTTGTTGCCATGCTCCACCCGGCCCCGGCGCAATCCCCCGGCAACCGCCTCGCCTACCTCGACGACCCCAACCCCTTCCACGTCGGACTCCACTTCCCAAAGCTCACTACGCCGCAATGGATCGGCGATCCCCGCGTCGAGGCAGTGGTCACCTTCGGCATCGATGACCTCCGTCAGTCCACCCCCTATGAGGCCTTTCTCCGGCCCATCCTCGATCGCCTCCAACGCATCGACGGCCGCGCCCCGGTCAGCATCTTCTGCAACGCCCTCGATCCCGACGATCCCCAGTTCCAAACCTGGCTCGCGGAAGGCGTCTCCCTCGAAGTCCACACCCTCGCTCATCCCTGCCCGATCCTCGCCAAAGGCGACTTCGCGGCGGCCGAAACCACCTTCCATGGAGGCGTCGATCTCGTCGCCCGCATCCCCGGCAACACCCCCGTCGCCTTCCGCACGCCCTGCTGCGACTCGATCAACAGCCCCAGCCCCCGCGTCTTTCACGAACTCTTCGCCCGTTCCAGCCCCGAAGGCCGCTTCCTTCGCATGGATTCCTCCGTGGTGGTCCTGCTCACCACCAACCACCCGGCCCTCCCCCGCGACCTCGTCCTCGATCCTGAAGGACGCCACCGCTTCACCCAGTACCTCCCCTTCCCCAATTTCGTCACCACCGTCGAAGACTACCCCTACCCTTGGATCGTCGCCGACGTCGGCTGGGAGTTCCCCTGCCTCGCCCCCAGCGACTGGCAGGGACAACGCCTCCGCGGCAATGCCCACCCCCAAACTCTCGCCGACTGGCAGGCCGCCCTCGCGGCCGTCGTCCAGCTCCAGGGCGTCTTCAACTTCGTCTTCCATCCCCACGGCTGGAGTTCACCCGCCCAGTTCGTCGAGTTCATCGACCATGCCCGCACCGTCCACGGCCCCCGCGTCCTTTTCCTCACCTATCCCGAAGCCCTCGACCGCCTTACCCGCCACCTCGGCGCCGGACAACCGCTTCGCGCCGACGATGGCGGCGACAACGGCATCCGCCTCCTCGACCTCAATCGCGACGGTTATCTCGATGTCCTCATCGGCAATCCCGACCTCCGCCTGACCCGCGTCTGGAACCCCGCCTCCCGTTCCTGGACCGACTCGCCCCTCCCTTTCACCCTCGTCGAAAACACGCCCTCCGGTGCCCGGCGTCCCGCCGGTGTCCGCTTCGGCGTCCTCCACCCCGACGGCCGCCCCTCCGCCCTCGTCCGCACCGAAAACCAAGCCGGCGTCTGGACCTTCGATGGCTCCCGCTGGATCGCCGAACCCGGGTTCCTCCACGGCCTCGATCTCGCCGGCCAACCCATCCTTACCCAACGCCATGAACGCGACCTCGGCGTCCGGCTCCGGGACGTGGACGGCGACGGCCGCTGCGAACTCGTCGTCGCCAACCCCGACCAGTCCGTCATTCTCCGCTGGAACCCCGCACGCAATGCCTGGGAACCCTCCGGTCTCGCCTTCCCCGAGGGCGTCCACTTCGTCAATTCCGACGGCCACGACGACGGCGTCCGCTTTGCCGACGTGAATGACGACGGGCATCCCGACCTCTTCCACTCGAATGAATCCCGCTACGGCCTCTGGCTCTACCAACCTGCAACGGACGCCGGCGGCAATCGCGGATGGAGTCGGCAAGTCATGGCCGGAACCCGCGCCATCCCCGTCGGCACGCGCAACCCGGCCCCGCCCACCCCCGCCGACGAAATCCCCGCCTTCGTGCGTGCCGGACCCCGGCGCAACAACGGCGCCTGGTTCCATTCCCGCCATCTTTGGATCCAAAATGAGGACACCGCCCACCTCCCCGATCTGGTGGACCGCCGGGCCTTCGAGGACCTGCTCCGCGGCATTTCCCAACCCGCCAACTGA
- a CDS encoding fused MFS/spermidine synthase, with product MPAPTPRPDASAISPGLKRYLYGTATLTGAIVLVVEILGAKMLTPWFGSSHFVWTAQIAITLLALAVGYYIGGRLADRYRRLSLVYLGLVGAAVYLGFTVLVRAQLAAACLALSLPIGSVVASLALFFVPLTLLAMVGPYFIRTVTQSVEGVGRTVGQLSALGTIGSVLGVVVTSYLLVPFVRDSRAMLGTAGVLVLLAAIYFVIWGRRDGGNGGWMAGALLVLLVGYAGIRRETGTTFRHHVELAYANSHFGSMQVIESRDGRRRYYLNDLLIQNTYDPVAKRSLSMFTYGLYHLSYAYTPELRTALCLGMGIGIVPRQLAADGVEVDVVEINPAVVPIAQRWFDFDPSAVRLIFDDARHYIRVATRRYDTVQLDAFLGDSSPSHLMTREAFTEIRRLLQPNGTLVINAFGNFEPERDFFATSLHQTLRAVFASVVVHASPGGNTLYVASDRTPLEFTPPASLAHVAPQARAELESALAGPWPVDSSRGIVLTDDYNPVEFYDAPNRERTRRLLARSMQNW from the coding sequence GTGCCTGCGCCCACCCCACGCCCTGACGCCTCGGCCATCAGTCCCGGCCTGAAACGGTACCTCTACGGTACCGCCACCCTTACTGGGGCCATCGTCCTTGTGGTCGAGATTCTCGGCGCCAAGATGCTCACCCCCTGGTTCGGCTCGTCGCACTTCGTGTGGACCGCCCAGATCGCCATTACCCTTCTGGCCCTGGCGGTCGGATACTACATCGGAGGCCGGCTCGCCGATCGGTATCGCCGTCTCTCGCTCGTTTACCTCGGACTGGTCGGCGCCGCGGTGTACCTGGGTTTCACAGTGCTCGTTCGCGCCCAACTGGCCGCCGCCTGCCTCGCCCTCAGCCTGCCCATCGGCAGCGTGGTCGCCTCCCTCGCCCTGTTCTTCGTGCCGCTTACCCTCCTGGCCATGGTCGGACCCTACTTCATCCGCACGGTCACCCAGTCGGTCGAAGGGGTCGGTCGAACGGTCGGTCAACTCTCCGCCCTCGGCACCATCGGCAGCGTCCTGGGCGTGGTCGTGACCAGCTATCTCCTCGTCCCCTTCGTGCGCGATTCCCGCGCCATGCTCGGAACTGCCGGCGTCCTGGTGCTTCTCGCCGCCATCTATTTCGTCATCTGGGGCCGGCGCGATGGCGGCAACGGCGGCTGGATGGCCGGTGCCCTCCTGGTCCTCCTGGTCGGCTACGCCGGAATCCGCCGCGAGACGGGCACCACCTTCCGGCACCACGTGGAACTGGCCTATGCAAACTCCCACTTTGGCTCGATGCAGGTGATCGAATCCCGCGACGGCCGCCGCCGCTATTACCTCAATGACCTGCTGATCCAGAATACTTACGACCCCGTCGCGAAACGCAGCCTCTCGATGTTCACCTACGGCCTCTACCACCTCTCCTACGCCTACACCCCCGAACTCCGCACCGCCCTCTGCCTCGGCATGGGCATCGGCATCGTCCCCCGCCAACTGGCCGCCGACGGCGTGGAGGTCGATGTCGTCGAAATCAATCCCGCCGTGGTCCCCATCGCCCAACGCTGGTTCGATTTCGACCCCTCCGCCGTCCGCCTCATCTTTGATGACGCCCGCCACTACATCCGCGTCGCCACCCGCCGCTACGACACCGTCCAGCTCGACGCCTTCCTCGGCGATTCGTCTCCCTCCCACCTCATGACCCGCGAGGCCTTCACCGAGATCCGCCGCCTCCTCCAACCCAACGGCACCCTGGTGATCAACGCCTTTGGGAACTTCGAACCCGAACGGGATTTCTTCGCCACCTCGCTCCACCAAACCCTCCGCGCCGTGTTCGCCAGCGTCGTCGTGCATGCCTCCCCCGGCGGCAATACCCTCTACGTCGCCTCGGACCGCACCCCGCTCGAATTCACCCCTCCCGCATCCCTGGCCCATGTGGCGCCCCAGGCCCGCGCCGAACTCGAAAGCGCCCTCGCCGGCCCGTGGCCCGTGGATTCCAGCCGCGGCATCGTCCTCACCGACGACTACAACCCGGTCGAGTTCTACGACGCCCCCAACCGCGAACGCACCCGCCGACTCCTCGCCCGCTCGATGCAGAACTGGTAG
- a CDS encoding U32 family peptidase — translation MAEVLSSPPSRPPELLAPAGDWECARAAVENGADAIYFGLARFNARLRAQNFTEADLPELMTWLHRRGVRGYVAFNTLVFPGELAEAEAYLRTLIAADVDAAIVQDIGLCRLVRRLSPDFPIHASTQMTVTSAAGVSCARELGCQRVVLARENSITEIARIRDSLAAGDGGLPLEAFVHGALCVAYSGQCLTSEALGGRSANRGECAQACRLPYELLSDGKSVELGDRRYLLSPQDLAGLERLPDLARAGVSCLKIEGRLKSPEYVASIVRVYRAALDRHFPVEASGRPSTASRGRDDGATSGRSAGYEMEMAFSRGLHTGWLDGIDNQRLVHARFGKKRGVFLGTVDRVEGDRVWLRPVAPLKAGDGVVFDAGAPDAAEEGGRVFQVHAQRSGTSDVALSFLSGAVDLRRVRAGQRLWKTSDPELDRELRQSFGGTEPRYTRPVSAEVHGGAGMPMTLVVRDGDGHVARVASEPPLDVARSRPLDTDRLREQFGRLGGTPFHLGELTNRLEGPVILPLSELNRLRRAAVEELLAARVRPRRWRLIEGGASALTGPRAATSATSAGAAGGDGSKAPIDPIVLVRTLPQLEAALEAGVGTLYCEFEDPKRYGDVVARVRSRGQAAVYLAPPRVFKPGEDWILKQVRAAEPDGFLIRNHDHPAAFPSGRRVGDFSLNVANGLSAEYWLERHGLERVTASYDLNAEQLEGLLGQVPAGRLEITLHQHMPMFHMEHCVFCAFLSKGKDYRDCGRPCDRHALQLRDRVGAAHPVKADAGCRNTVFNARAQTGADHARRFVAAGARHFRIEFLDETAEETRLYIDRYRRLLRGELEPEALWREFRLVNQLGVTRGQLGRATGSDLGLDRWSDAAYAAAW, via the coding sequence ATGGCCGAAGTCCTGTCGTCCCCACCCTCCCGTCCGCCCGAACTCCTGGCGCCGGCCGGGGATTGGGAGTGTGCCCGCGCCGCCGTCGAGAATGGCGCGGATGCCATATATTTCGGGCTGGCGCGGTTCAATGCGCGGCTGCGGGCGCAGAACTTCACCGAGGCGGATCTGCCCGAGTTGATGACCTGGCTGCACCGCCGGGGGGTTCGCGGGTATGTCGCCTTCAACACGCTGGTGTTTCCCGGGGAGCTGGCTGAAGCGGAAGCCTACCTGCGCACCCTGATTGCGGCGGACGTCGATGCGGCGATCGTGCAGGACATCGGCCTGTGCCGGCTGGTGCGGAGACTGTCGCCGGATTTCCCGATCCATGCCTCGACGCAGATGACGGTGACCAGCGCGGCGGGGGTGTCCTGCGCGCGCGAACTCGGCTGCCAGCGGGTGGTGCTGGCCCGTGAGAACTCGATCACCGAGATCGCCCGCATTCGCGACAGTCTGGCGGCCGGGGACGGAGGGCTGCCGCTGGAGGCGTTTGTCCATGGCGCGCTTTGTGTCGCCTATTCGGGGCAGTGCCTGACGAGCGAGGCGCTGGGGGGCCGTTCGGCGAACCGTGGCGAATGCGCCCAGGCCTGCCGCCTGCCGTACGAGCTCCTGTCGGACGGGAAGAGCGTGGAGCTTGGCGACCGTCGTTACCTGTTGAGTCCCCAGGACCTGGCGGGCCTCGAACGGCTTCCGGACCTGGCGCGGGCCGGGGTGTCGTGCCTGAAGATCGAAGGACGCCTCAAGTCGCCTGAGTATGTCGCCAGCATTGTGCGGGTGTACCGGGCGGCCCTTGACCGGCACTTTCCGGTGGAGGCGTCGGGACGACCCTCGACGGCCAGCCGGGGCCGTGACGACGGGGCGACCTCGGGTCGGTCTGCCGGGTACGAAATGGAGATGGCCTTCAGCCGCGGGCTGCACACCGGCTGGCTCGATGGCATCGACAACCAGCGGCTGGTGCATGCCCGGTTCGGCAAGAAGCGGGGCGTCTTCCTGGGAACCGTCGATCGCGTCGAGGGCGATCGCGTCTGGCTTCGTCCCGTCGCCCCGCTCAAGGCCGGCGACGGGGTGGTGTTCGATGCCGGCGCGCCCGACGCTGCCGAGGAGGGGGGGCGGGTGTTCCAGGTTCACGCCCAACGGTCCGGCACTTCCGACGTCGCGCTTTCCTTTCTTTCCGGCGCCGTCGATCTGCGTCGGGTTCGGGCGGGTCAGCGCCTTTGGAAGACGAGCGATCCGGAGCTTGACCGGGAGCTGCGCCAGTCGTTCGGCGGCACCGAACCGCGGTACACGCGACCGGTTTCCGCGGAAGTCCACGGCGGTGCCGGGATGCCGATGACGCTGGTGGTCCGTGACGGGGACGGTCATGTGGCTCGGGTGGCGTCGGAGCCACCGCTCGACGTGGCCCGGTCACGTCCCCTCGACACCGACCGTCTGCGGGAACAATTCGGCCGGCTTGGCGGCACGCCGTTTCATCTTGGGGAACTGACCAACCGGCTTGAGGGACCGGTCATTCTGCCACTGAGCGAACTCAACCGGCTTCGGCGGGCGGCGGTGGAGGAATTGCTTGCCGCCCGGGTCCGGCCGCGTCGCTGGCGCCTGATCGAAGGCGGCGCGTCTGCGTTGACCGGGCCGCGCGCCGCGACTTCCGCGACTTCCGCGGGTGCGGCCGGGGGCGACGGCAGCAAGGCTCCGATCGATCCCATTGTCCTGGTCCGCACCCTGCCCCAGCTCGAGGCGGCGCTGGAGGCGGGGGTGGGGACTTTATACTGCGAGTTCGAGGATCCGAAGCGGTATGGCGACGTGGTGGCCCGGGTGCGGAGCCGGGGCCAGGCTGCGGTGTATCTGGCGCCGCCGCGTGTCTTCAAGCCTGGCGAGGACTGGATCCTGAAGCAGGTGCGCGCGGCGGAGCCCGACGGCTTCCTGATTCGCAACCACGATCATCCGGCCGCCTTTCCGTCCGGGCGGCGGGTGGGCGACTTCAGTCTCAACGTGGCCAACGGGCTGAGTGCGGAATACTGGCTGGAGCGGCACGGGTTGGAGCGGGTCACGGCGAGCTACGATCTCAATGCGGAACAGCTCGAGGGTCTTCTCGGGCAGGTGCCGGCGGGCCGGTTGGAGATCACGCTGCACCAGCACATGCCGATGTTTCACATGGAGCACTGCGTCTTCTGTGCGTTTCTGTCGAAGGGGAAGGACTACCGCGACTGCGGACGACCCTGCGACCGCCATGCGCTTCAGCTTCGCGACCGGGTTGGGGCGGCGCATCCGGTCAAGGCCGACGCCGGGTGCCGCAACACCGTGTTCAACGCGCGTGCGCAGACCGGGGCCGACCACGCCCGGCGATTCGTGGCGGCGGGGGCGCGTCATTTCCGGATCGAGTTCCTGGACGAAACGGCGGAGGAGACGCGGCTCTACATCGACCGGTACCGGCGGTTGCTGCGCGGCGAACTGGAGCCGGAGGCGTTGTGGCGGGAGTTTCGCCTGGTGAATCAACTGGGCGTCACCCGGGGCCAGTTGGGACGGGCCACCGGGTCGGATCTGGGTCTCGACCGCTGGTCGGACGCGGCCTATGCGGCCGCGTGGTAG
- a CDS encoding alkaline phosphatase family protein, producing MVRAVRRVILVGWDGADWRVAEPLIRAGQLPQLGRLVREGVTARLRSLPPYLSPIVWTSMATGKRPHRHGIQGFAEVHPVTRQIQAVSSRSRRCKAVWNILSEAGLGSHAVGWFASHPAEPLHGVSVSEALVRPPTAHDAPWPIPEGSVFPAERLAGMAECRVRPEELDPALLDLLVPRWRELGTSLGGAIPTLLTRLAELYTVHHLAVSLVRDEPASFLAVHYHFLDWIGHDFMAYRPPFREGVDPRAFEFFQDVVDNAYRLQDLLLTDLLNAAGPDTTLVLVSDHGFHTDQRRPLGTSRLATAAAAWHHPMGMLAMGGPGVRAGVTLRRANVLDVTPTVLSLLGLPVAEDMDGRPLWQAMDVPTGPGTIPTWEGREGRLQFPPPSVMESEPGSAALLDQFAALGYLRMPRGEDPVAFAEVETAWNTGVGLMDAGLYEEALPHLEKACFHRPEQGHMAFQLALCQIRLGLDVESRRTEEVMRDAGDGNPRARFILGQLEMARGDHGAALEHFEAVRALAPDLPELATQTGLACLHLERWDRAGEAFDRALEQQSDDPRAWLGRARASLRAGRWGEALSQAEKAVALDDDEALAHLTVAQAAEPLGLGEQALAACMEAFDRQPALLQPIQHLLERLPNSLPGLTKRLEVLEERERQRLAQGVAQTPVATLREAAARRLAEAVRQRAALRASRVPVERWPMPPAPGSSGRTIVVVTGLPRSGTSLMMQMLRLGGLEPMTDGVRAADEDNPEGYLEWEAVRDLPWRPDLLDDAEGRAVKVVAPLLPHLPVQHRYQVIVMGRPAEEIARSQGLFLERRGGTAAPASWMIESLREHQAWLRAYVARHPQFETLTVEYPELVADPGPWVDRLSAFLGTERLPHPAAMRDAVRPELHRNRVTGSPDAGGSDA from the coding sequence CACCCGCCAGATCCAGGCGGTTTCGAGCCGGTCGCGGCGCTGCAAGGCGGTCTGGAACATTCTTTCCGAGGCGGGCCTGGGCAGCCATGCGGTCGGATGGTTCGCGTCGCATCCGGCAGAACCCCTTCACGGCGTCAGCGTTTCCGAGGCGTTGGTGCGTCCGCCGACGGCCCACGACGCGCCGTGGCCCATCCCCGAGGGATCAGTTTTCCCGGCGGAACGACTTGCCGGCATGGCCGAGTGCCGGGTCCGGCCCGAAGAACTCGATCCCGCCCTACTGGATCTGCTGGTTCCGCGCTGGCGTGAGCTGGGAACCTCCCTTGGCGGGGCGATACCGACGCTGCTGACCCGACTGGCCGAGCTTTACACGGTGCATCATCTGGCGGTGAGCCTCGTGCGGGACGAACCGGCGTCCTTTCTGGCCGTGCACTACCATTTCCTCGACTGGATCGGGCACGACTTCATGGCGTACCGTCCGCCGTTTCGGGAGGGGGTGGATCCGCGCGCCTTCGAGTTCTTCCAGGATGTCGTGGACAACGCCTATCGCCTTCAGGATCTGCTGCTCACGGACCTTCTCAACGCCGCGGGTCCCGACACCACGCTGGTGCTGGTGTCCGATCATGGGTTTCACACGGACCAACGCCGTCCGCTGGGGACCTCGCGGCTCGCGACGGCCGCGGCCGCCTGGCATCATCCGATGGGAATGCTGGCGATGGGAGGGCCGGGGGTTCGGGCGGGGGTGACGTTGCGGCGGGCCAACGTCCTCGACGTGACGCCGACGGTGTTGTCGCTGCTGGGACTGCCGGTTGCCGAAGACATGGACGGGCGACCTTTGTGGCAGGCGATGGACGTTCCGACCGGTCCGGGGACGATTCCGACCTGGGAGGGCCGGGAGGGCCGGTTGCAGTTCCCCCCGCCCTCGGTGATGGAGAGCGAACCGGGGTCTGCGGCCCTGCTCGATCAGTTTGCCGCCCTTGGGTACCTTCGGATGCCGCGCGGGGAGGATCCGGTGGCGTTTGCCGAGGTGGAGACGGCATGGAACACGGGGGTGGGACTGATGGATGCCGGACTGTACGAGGAGGCGTTGCCGCATCTCGAGAAGGCCTGCTTTCACCGGCCGGAACAGGGTCACATGGCGTTTCAACTGGCGCTGTGCCAGATCCGCCTGGGGCTGGACGTCGAAAGCCGGCGCACGGAGGAGGTCATGCGGGACGCCGGCGACGGGAATCCGAGGGCCCGGTTCATCCTCGGGCAACTTGAGATGGCTCGTGGAGATCACGGTGCGGCTCTGGAACATTTCGAGGCCGTGCGGGCGTTGGCGCCGGATCTTCCGGAACTGGCGACGCAGACGGGATTGGCCTGCCTGCATCTGGAACGGTGGGACCGTGCAGGGGAAGCCTTCGACCGGGCTCTCGAGCAGCAGTCCGACGATCCGAGGGCCTGGCTGGGACGGGCCCGCGCGAGTCTCCGGGCGGGTCGATGGGGGGAAGCGCTGTCCCAGGCGGAGAAGGCGGTGGCGCTCGACGACGACGAAGCGCTGGCGCATCTCACGGTTGCCCAGGCGGCAGAACCGCTTGGCCTTGGGGAGCAGGCCCTGGCCGCATGCATGGAGGCGTTCGATCGCCAGCCCGCCCTTCTCCAGCCGATCCAACACCTGCTGGAACGTCTTCCCAACTCCCTGCCCGGATTGACGAAGCGGTTGGAAGTCCTCGAGGAACGGGAACGCCAGCGCCTTGCTCAGGGCGTTGCCCAAACTCCGGTTGCGACGCTGCGCGAGGCGGCAGCCCGACGTCTGGCCGAAGCCGTGCGCCAGCGCGCCGCCCTGCGCGCCTCCCGTGTTCCCGTGGAGCGGTGGCCGATGCCGCCTGCGCCAGGGTCGTCCGGCCGCACCATTGTGGTGGTCACGGGGCTTCCCCGTTCCGGGACCTCCCTGATGATGCAGATGCTCCGGCTCGGCGGGTTGGAACCGATGACGGACGGGGTTCGGGCCGCGGATGAAGACAATCCCGAAGGGTACCTGGAATGGGAGGCGGTGAGGGACCTGCCCTGGCGGCCCGACCTGCTCGATGACGCGGAAGGGCGGGCGGTCAAGGTGGTGGCCCCGCTGCTGCCGCACCTGCCGGTTCAGCATCGGTACCAGGTGATCGTGATGGGTCGTCCGGCGGAGGAAATTGCCCGGTCCCAGGGGCTCTTCCTGGAACGTCGGGGCGGAACGGCGGCACCGGCATCGTGGATGATCGAATCGTTGCGGGAACACCAGGCATGGTTGCGTGCCTACGTCGCGCGGCACCCGCAGTTTGAGACCCTGACCGTCGAGTATCCCGAACTCGTCGCGGATCCGGGACCGTGGGTGGACCGGCTGTCCGCCTTTCTCGGGACGGAACGCCTGCCTCATCCTGCGGCCATGCGCGACGCGGTCCGGCCGGAACTCCATCGCAACCGGGTGACCGGATCCCCGGATGCCGGGGGAAGCGACGCATGA